In a genomic window of Piliocolobus tephrosceles isolate RC106 chromosome 1, ASM277652v3, whole genome shotgun sequence:
- the FCRLA gene encoding Fc receptor-like A isoform X1 translates to MLKKIIVGIAGDLNTVTMKLGCVLMAWALYLSLGVLWASQMLLVAASFSGSPWAMPSSAASFETLQCEGPVCTEESSCHVEDDLTDASEAGFQVKGYTFSEPFHLIVSYDWLILQGPAKPVFEGDPLVLRCQAWQDWPLTQVTFYRDGSALGPPRPNKEFSIAAVQEADSGHYHCSGIFQSPGPGSPETASGVAITVQELFPAPILRAIPSAEPQAGGPMTLSCQTKLPLQRSAARLLFSFYKNGRTVQSRGVSSEFQIPTASEDHSGSYWCEAATEDNQVWKQSPQLEIRVQGPPSSAPLTLNPAPQKSAAPGTAPEEAPGPLPPLPTPSSEDPDFSSPLGMPDPHLYHQMGLLLKHMQDVRVLLGHLLMELRELSGHRKPGTTKATAE, encoded by the exons ATGTTGAAGAAAATCATTGTTGGGATTGCAGGAGACCTAAACACAGTCACCATGAAGCTGGGCTGTGTCCTCATGGCCTGGGCCCTCTACCTTTCCCTTGGTGTGCTCTGGGCATCCCAGATGCTACTAG TTGCAGCATCATTTTCTGGTTCTCCCTGGGCCATGCCCTCTTCAGCTGCCAGTTTTGAGACACTGCAGTGTGAGGGACCTGTCTGCACGGAGGAGAGCAGCTGCCATGTGGAGGATGATTTGACTGATGCAAGCGAAGCTGGCTTCCAGGTCAAGGGTTACACTTTCAGTGAACCCTTCCACCTGATTGTGTCCTACG ACTGGCTGATCCTCCAAGGTCCAGCCAAGCCAGTGTTTGAAGGGGACCCGCTAGTTCTGCGCTGCCAGGCCTGGCAAGACTGGCCACTGACTCAGGTGACCTTCTACCGAGATGGCTCAGCTCTGGGTCCCCCCAGGCCTAACAAGGAATTCTCCATCGCCGCGGTACAAGAGGCAGACAGCGGGCACTACCACTGCAGTGGCATCTTCCAGAGCCCTGGTCCTGGGAGCCCAGAAACAGCATCTGGTGTGGCTATCACAGTCCAAG AACTGTTTCCAGCGCCAATTCTCAGAGCTATACCCTCAGCTGAACCCCAAGCAGGAGGCCCCATGACCCTGAGCTGTCAGACAAAGTTGCCCCTGCAGAGGTCAGCTGCCcgcctcctcttctccttctacAAGAATGGAAGGACAGTGCAAAGCAGGGGGGTCTCCTCAGAATTCCAGATACCCACAGCTTCAGAAGATCACTCCGGCTCATACTGGTGTGAGGCAGCCACTGAGGACAACCAAGTTTGGAAACAGAGCCCCCAGCTAGAGATCAGAGTGCAGG GTCCCCCCAGCTCTGCACCTCTCACTTTGAATCCAGCTCCTCAGAAATCAGCTGCTCCAGGAACTGCTCCTGAGGAGGCTCCTGGGCCGCTGCCTCCGCTGCCAACCCCATCTTCTGAGGATCCAGACTTTTCTTCTCCTCTGGGGATGCCAGATCCCCATCTGTATCACCAGATGGGCCTTCTTCTCAAACACATGCAGGATGTGAGAGTTCTCCTCGGTCACCTGCTTATGGAGTTGAGGGAATTATCTGGCCACCGGAAGCCTGGGACCACAAAGGCTACTGCTGAATAG
- the FCRLA gene encoding Fc receptor-like A isoform X2 has protein sequence MLKKIIVGIAGDLNTVTMKLGCVLMAWALYLSLGVLWASQMLLAAGCHAAASFETLQCEGPVCTEESSCHVEDDLTDASEAGFQVKGYTFSEPFHLIVSYDWLILQGPAKPVFEGDPLVLRCQAWQDWPLTQVTFYRDGSALGPPRPNKEFSIAAVQEADSGHYHCSGIFQSPGPGSPETASGVAITVQELFPAPILRAIPSAEPQAGGPMTLSCQTKLPLQRSAARLLFSFYKNGRTVQSRGVSSEFQIPTASEDHSGSYWCEAATEDNQVWKQSPQLEIRVQGPPSSAPLTLNPAPQKSAAPGTAPEEAPGPLPPLPTPSSEDPDFSSPLGMPDPHLYHQMGLLLKHMQDVRVLLGHLLMELRELSGHRKPGTTKATAE, from the exons ATGTTGAAGAAAATCATTGTTGGGATTGCAGGAGACCTAAACACAGTCACCATGAAGCTGGGCTGTGTCCTCATGGCCTGGGCCCTCTACCTTTCCCTTGGTGTGCTCTGGGCATCCCAGATGCTACTAG CAGCTGGATGTCATGCTG CTGCCAGTTTTGAGACACTGCAGTGTGAGGGACCTGTCTGCACGGAGGAGAGCAGCTGCCATGTGGAGGATGATTTGACTGATGCAAGCGAAGCTGGCTTCCAGGTCAAGGGTTACACTTTCAGTGAACCCTTCCACCTGATTGTGTCCTACG ACTGGCTGATCCTCCAAGGTCCAGCCAAGCCAGTGTTTGAAGGGGACCCGCTAGTTCTGCGCTGCCAGGCCTGGCAAGACTGGCCACTGACTCAGGTGACCTTCTACCGAGATGGCTCAGCTCTGGGTCCCCCCAGGCCTAACAAGGAATTCTCCATCGCCGCGGTACAAGAGGCAGACAGCGGGCACTACCACTGCAGTGGCATCTTCCAGAGCCCTGGTCCTGGGAGCCCAGAAACAGCATCTGGTGTGGCTATCACAGTCCAAG AACTGTTTCCAGCGCCAATTCTCAGAGCTATACCCTCAGCTGAACCCCAAGCAGGAGGCCCCATGACCCTGAGCTGTCAGACAAAGTTGCCCCTGCAGAGGTCAGCTGCCcgcctcctcttctccttctacAAGAATGGAAGGACAGTGCAAAGCAGGGGGGTCTCCTCAGAATTCCAGATACCCACAGCTTCAGAAGATCACTCCGGCTCATACTGGTGTGAGGCAGCCACTGAGGACAACCAAGTTTGGAAACAGAGCCCCCAGCTAGAGATCAGAGTGCAGG GTCCCCCCAGCTCTGCACCTCTCACTTTGAATCCAGCTCCTCAGAAATCAGCTGCTCCAGGAACTGCTCCTGAGGAGGCTCCTGGGCCGCTGCCTCCGCTGCCAACCCCATCTTCTGAGGATCCAGACTTTTCTTCTCCTCTGGGGATGCCAGATCCCCATCTGTATCACCAGATGGGCCTTCTTCTCAAACACATGCAGGATGTGAGAGTTCTCCTCGGTCACCTGCTTATGGAGTTGAGGGAATTATCTGGCCACCGGAAGCCTGGGACCACAAAGGCTACTGCTGAATAG
- the FCRLA gene encoding Fc receptor-like A isoform X3: MLKKIIVGIAGDLNTVTMKLGCVLMAWALYLSLGVLWASQMLLAASFETLQCEGPVCTEESSCHVEDDLTDASEAGFQVKGYTFSEPFHLIVSYDWLILQGPAKPVFEGDPLVLRCQAWQDWPLTQVTFYRDGSALGPPRPNKEFSIAAVQEADSGHYHCSGIFQSPGPGSPETASGVAITVQELFPAPILRAIPSAEPQAGGPMTLSCQTKLPLQRSAARLLFSFYKNGRTVQSRGVSSEFQIPTASEDHSGSYWCEAATEDNQVWKQSPQLEIRVQGPPSSAPLTLNPAPQKSAAPGTAPEEAPGPLPPLPTPSSEDPDFSSPLGMPDPHLYHQMGLLLKHMQDVRVLLGHLLMELRELSGHRKPGTTKATAE, translated from the exons ATGTTGAAGAAAATCATTGTTGGGATTGCAGGAGACCTAAACACAGTCACCATGAAGCTGGGCTGTGTCCTCATGGCCTGGGCCCTCTACCTTTCCCTTGGTGTGCTCTGGGCATCCCAGATGCTACTAG CTGCCAGTTTTGAGACACTGCAGTGTGAGGGACCTGTCTGCACGGAGGAGAGCAGCTGCCATGTGGAGGATGATTTGACTGATGCAAGCGAAGCTGGCTTCCAGGTCAAGGGTTACACTTTCAGTGAACCCTTCCACCTGATTGTGTCCTACG ACTGGCTGATCCTCCAAGGTCCAGCCAAGCCAGTGTTTGAAGGGGACCCGCTAGTTCTGCGCTGCCAGGCCTGGCAAGACTGGCCACTGACTCAGGTGACCTTCTACCGAGATGGCTCAGCTCTGGGTCCCCCCAGGCCTAACAAGGAATTCTCCATCGCCGCGGTACAAGAGGCAGACAGCGGGCACTACCACTGCAGTGGCATCTTCCAGAGCCCTGGTCCTGGGAGCCCAGAAACAGCATCTGGTGTGGCTATCACAGTCCAAG AACTGTTTCCAGCGCCAATTCTCAGAGCTATACCCTCAGCTGAACCCCAAGCAGGAGGCCCCATGACCCTGAGCTGTCAGACAAAGTTGCCCCTGCAGAGGTCAGCTGCCcgcctcctcttctccttctacAAGAATGGAAGGACAGTGCAAAGCAGGGGGGTCTCCTCAGAATTCCAGATACCCACAGCTTCAGAAGATCACTCCGGCTCATACTGGTGTGAGGCAGCCACTGAGGACAACCAAGTTTGGAAACAGAGCCCCCAGCTAGAGATCAGAGTGCAGG GTCCCCCCAGCTCTGCACCTCTCACTTTGAATCCAGCTCCTCAGAAATCAGCTGCTCCAGGAACTGCTCCTGAGGAGGCTCCTGGGCCGCTGCCTCCGCTGCCAACCCCATCTTCTGAGGATCCAGACTTTTCTTCTCCTCTGGGGATGCCAGATCCCCATCTGTATCACCAGATGGGCCTTCTTCTCAAACACATGCAGGATGTGAGAGTTCTCCTCGGTCACCTGCTTATGGAGTTGAGGGAATTATCTGGCCACCGGAAGCCTGGGACCACAAAGGCTACTGCTGAATAG